One segment of Triticum aestivum cultivar Chinese Spring chromosome 2A, IWGSC CS RefSeq v2.1, whole genome shotgun sequence DNA contains the following:
- the LOC100415837 gene encoding syn-copalyl diphosphate synthase, chloroplastic gives MLTFTAALRHVPVLDQPTAEPWRRLSLHLHSQRRPCGLVLISKSPSYPEVDVGEWKVDEYRQRTDEPSETRQMIDDIRTALASLGDDETSMSVSAYDTALVALVKNLDGGDGPQFPSCIDWIVQNQLPDGSWGDPAFFMVQDRMISTLACVVAVKSWNIDRDNLCDRGVLFIKENMSRLVEEEQDWMPCGFEINFPALLEKAKDLDLDIPYDHPVLEEIYAKRNLKLSKIPLDVLHAIPTTLLFSVEGMVDLPLDWEKLLRLRCPDGSFHSSPAATAAALSHTGDKECHAFLDRLIQKFEGGVPCSHSMDTFEQLWVVDRLMRLGISRHFTSEIQQCLEFIYRRWTQKGLAHNMHCPIPDIDDTAMGFRLLRQHGYDVTPSVFKHFEKDGKFVCFPMETNHASVTPMHNTYRASQFMFPGDDDVLARAGRYCRAFLQERQSSNKLYDKWIITKDLPGEVGYTLNFPWKSSLPRIETRMYLDQYGGNNDVWIAKVLYRMNLVSNDLYLKMAKADFTEYQRLSRIEWNGLRKWYFRNHLQRYGATPKSALKAYFLASANIFEPGRAAERLAWARMAVLAEAVTTHFRHIGGPCYSTENLEELIDLVSFDDVSGGLREAWKQWLMAWTAKESHGSVDGDTALLFVRTIEICSGRIVSSEQKLNLWDYSQLEQLTSSICHKLATIGLSQNEASMENTEDLHQQVDLEMQELSWRVHQGCHGINRETRQTFLNVVKSFYYSAHCSPETVDSHIAKVIFQDVI, from the exons ATGCTGACATTCACTGCTGCACTCCGGCATGTTCCAGTGCTCGACCAGCCGACGGCCGAGCCATGGCGGCGACTTTCCCTGCACCTGCACTCTCAGCGTCGACCATGTG GATTGGTGCTAATTAGCAAATCGCCATCCTATCCGGAGGTAGATGTGGGTGAATGGAAAGTTGATGAGTACAGACAACGCACG GATGAACCGAGCGAGACGCGACAAATGATCGATGACATAAGAACGGCCCTGGCGTCATTGGGTGATGATGAGACGTCAATGAGTGTTTCAGCCTACGACACAGCGTTGGTCGCCCTTGTCAAGAACCTTGACGGAGGTGATGGACCGCAATTTCCCTCGTGCATCGACTGGATTGTTCAAAATCAACTACCAGATGGTTCGTGGGGTGATCCTGCTTTCTTCATGGTACAAGATCGGATGATCAGCACCCTGGCATGTGTGGTGGCAGTGAAGTCTTGGAACATTGACCGCGACAACTTGTGTGACAGGG GTGTGTTATTTATCAAAGAAAATATGAGCAGGTTGGTAGAAGAGGAACAGGACTGGATGCCATGCGGCTTTGAGATTAACTTCCCAGCACTCCTAGAAAAGGCCAAGGACCTGGACTTGGACATCCCTTATGATCACCCTGTTTTGGAAGAGATATATGCCAAGAGGAATCTGAAGCTCTCTAA GATACCTCTGGATGTGCTGCACGCCATACCAACGACCCTACTCTTCAGCGTCGAGGGAATGGTAGATTTACCATTGGACTGGGAAAAGCTACTCAGATTGCGGTGTCCGGATGGATCCTTCCATTCCTCACCTGCTGCCACAGCTGCTGCCCTCAGTCACACCGGTGACAAGGAATGCCATGCGTTCCTGGATAGGCTCATCCAAAAGTTCGAGGGGGGAG TGCCATGTAGCCACTCAATGGACACTTTTGAGCAATTATGGGTGGTCGATCGGCTGATGCGTCTGGGGATATCAAGGCACTTCACAAGTGAAATTCAGCAGTGCTTAGAGTTTATTTACAG GCGCTGGACTCAAAAGGGACTGGCTCACAACATGCACTGCCCAATCCCGGATATTGATGACACGGCCATgggtttccgtctcctccgccaGCATGGCTACGACGTCACTCCAT CTGTGTTTAAGCACTTTGAGAAGGATGGCAAGTTCGTCTGCTTCCCAATGGAGACCAACCACGCTTCGGTTACCCCAATGCACAACACTTACCGTGCATCTCAGTTCATGTTCCCTGGTGACGACGACGTCCTGGCTAGGGCCGGCCGCTATTGCCGTGCATTCCTTCAAGAGAGACAATCCTCCAACAAGCTGTACGACAAGTGGATCATCACCAAGGACCTGCCGGGCGAG GTCGGGTACACGCTAAACTTCCCATGGAAATCAAGTTTGCCGAGAATTGAAACAAGGATGTATCTGGATCAGTACGGTGGCAACAACGATGTTTGGATTGCCAAGGTCCTTTACAG AATGAATCTTGTGAGCAACGACCTGTACCTTAAAATGGCTAAGGCTGATTTCACAGAATATCAAAGACTCTCCCGAATTGAGTGGAATGGCCTCAGAAA GTGGTATTTCAGGAACCATCTGCAGAGGTATGGTGCGACTCCAAAGAGCGCGTTGAAGGCTTACTTCTTAGCTTCAGCAAATATCTTCGAACCCGGCCGAGCAGCAGAGCGTCTAGCATGGGCTCGCATGGCGGTGCTTGCTGAGGCGGTTACAACTCACTTCCGACACATTGG GGGTCCATGCTATTCAACAGAGAATCTTGAAGAGCTTATCGACCTTGTTTCGTTTGATGATGTTTCCGGCGGCCTTCGTGAAGCG TGGAAGCAGTGGCTTATGGCATGGACTGCAAAGGAGAGCCATGGATCCGTTGATGGAGATACAGCACTGTTGTTCGTCCGCACCATCGAGATCTGCTCCGGAAGGATTGTTTCATCCGAGCAGAAACTGAACCTTTGGGATTACTCCCAGCTCGAGCAGCTCACTTCTTCCATCTGCCACAAGCTTGCCACAATAGGTCTTTCTCAG AATGAGGCAAGTATGGAGAACACAGAGGACTTACACCAGCAAGTGGATTTGGAGATGCAAGAACTATCTTGGCGTGTTCATCAGGGTTGCCATGGCATCAATAGAGAGACCAGACAGACATTTCTCAACGTGGTGAAAAGCTTCTATTACTCGGCTCATTGCTCACCTGAAACAGTTGATAGCCACATTGCAAAGGTCATATTTCAGGATGTCATTTAG